In Amblyraja radiata isolate CabotCenter1 chromosome 10, sAmbRad1.1.pri, whole genome shotgun sequence, one DNA window encodes the following:
- the akr1a1 gene encoding aldo-keto reductase family 1 member A1, whose product MSTANYAVLNTGQKMPLIGLGTWKSAPGEVKTAVENALKIGYRHVDCATVYNNEDEIGDLFKEIIGVDKMVKREELFVTSKLWNTKHHPEDVEPACRKSLEDLKLTYLDLYLMHWPYAFKKGDSCFPKNPDGTMQYDNIDYKETWKAMERLVEKGLVKAIGLSNFNRQQINDVIAAATIKPAALQVECHPYLAQNELIGHCQKYGIIVTAYSPLGSSDRMWKAADEPVLLEDANIKTIANEHGKSPAQVLLRWQVQRGVVAIPKSVNAARIAQNLQVFDFALTEDEMKTVGNLNRNWRYIVPKIVVDNKSVFRDALHPHYPFNDPY is encoded by the exons ATGTCTACTGCTAATTATGCTGTGCTCAATACTGGACAGAAGATGCCTCTCATTGGGCTGGGGACATGGAAGAGTGCGCCTGGTGAG GTAAAAACAGCTGTTGAGAATGCTTTAAAGATTGGTTATCGTCATGTGGACTGTGCTACAGTGTACAATAATGAGGATGAAATAGGAGACCTTTTTAAAGAGATAATTGGTGTTGACAAG ATGGTAAAACGTGAAGAACTTTTTGTAACCTCCAAGTTGTGGAATACCAAGCATCATCCTGAAGATGTGGAACCTGCCTGTCGTAAATCTCTGGAAGACCTGAAGCTTACTTATCTGGATTTGTACCTCATGCACTGGCCTTATGCCTTTAA AAAAGGTGACAGCTGCTTTCCAAAGAATCCTGATGGCACAATGCAATATGATAATATTGATTATAAGGAAACTTGGAAAGCCATGGAGAGATTAGTAGAAAAGGGCTTGGTAAAAGCTATTGGACTCTCGAATTTCAACAGACAACAGATTAATGATGTTATCGCTGCAGCTACTATTAAGCCTGCAGCGTTGCAG GTAGAATGCCATCCGTACTTAGCACAAAATGAGCTGATCGGACATTGCCAGAAATATGGAATAATAGTTACAGCCTATAGTCCGCTTGGTTCCTCTGATCGCATGTGGAAAGCCGCAGATGAACCAGTTTTACTAGAAGATGCTAATATTAAAACTATTGCTAATGAACATGGGAAATCACCTGCTCAAGTGTTGCTCAG GTGGCAGGTACAGCGTGGAGTTGTAGCCATTCCCAAGAGTGTCAATGCGGCACGAATTGCACAGAACCTGCAG GTGTTTGATTTTGCACTAACTGAAGACGAGATGAAAACAGTTGGAAATCTCAATAGAAACTGGCGGTATATTGTTCCTAAGATAGTG GTTGACAACAAATCTGTATTCAGAGACGCGCTGCATCCTCATTATCCTTTCAACGATCCATACTAG